The following coding sequences lie in one Quadrisphaera setariae genomic window:
- a CDS encoding DUF47 domain-containing protein, whose translation MRLLPRDSAIFDDVTALAEHVVVGADVLVRMLGEDGADRSDLADRLVAVERAADDATRLVVRRVTSSFVTPYDRRDLVALAHGLDDCVDALAEVAAVVMATGVGELPAAVVEQVALVQRQAEVTAPAMARLRSVRDLVDYWVEVRRLEHEVGRTHLAVLAQVHRGGLRATADVLDAVAATEVASRLAAVARAFEQVSRTVETIAVQEA comes from the coding sequence ATGCGCCTGCTGCCGCGCGACAGCGCGATCTTCGACGACGTCACGGCGCTGGCGGAGCACGTGGTCGTCGGGGCGGACGTCCTGGTGCGGATGCTCGGCGAGGACGGCGCGGACCGCTCCGACCTCGCCGACCGCCTCGTCGCCGTGGAGCGGGCCGCCGACGACGCCACCCGCCTCGTGGTCCGTCGCGTCACGTCGAGCTTCGTCACCCCCTACGACCGCCGCGACCTCGTCGCCCTCGCGCACGGCCTCGACGACTGCGTCGACGCCCTCGCCGAGGTCGCCGCCGTCGTCATGGCCACCGGGGTGGGGGAGCTGCCCGCCGCCGTGGTCGAGCAGGTGGCCCTCGTCCAGCGGCAGGCCGAGGTCACCGCCCCCGCCATGGCCCGGCTGCGCTCCGTGCGCGACCTGGTCGACTACTGGGTGGAGGTGCGCCGCCTCGAGCACGAGGTGGGCCGGACCCACCTGGCCGTCCTGGCGCAGGTGCACCGCGGCGGGCTCCGCGCGACCGCGGACGTGCTCGACGCCGTCGCCGCCACGGAGGTCGCCTCCCGCCTGGCCGCCGTGGCCCGCGCCTTCGAGCAGGTCTCGCGCACCGTCGAGACCATCGCCGTCCAGGAGGCCTGA
- a CDS encoding inorganic phosphate transporter translates to MDPATGTVLAVVVVAALVFAVVNGAHDASDVIATPVVTGALTPLAALVIAAVLNGLGGMLGSRLAETVAYGVLTPLDGAAGLVLVLAALVGATAWNLLTWWRGIPSSSTHALVGGLVGAGAVVGASVDWPSAALQVALPLLVSPLLGFLVAGLVALGIAWCLRHAAPGRAHRLFRFAQVVSSSGVAVGHGLQDAQKTMGLVLLALVAAGALPHGAEVPWWVAVSASGALAVGTLAGGWRIVRTLGSRITTLDPPAGFAVEATTTGVLALSAAGLGVPVSTTHTVTAAIAGAGAVRRPSAVRWRVLRRIAWFWVVTAPASAAAGALCAAALLPLLS, encoded by the coding sequence GTGGACCCCGCCACCGGGACGGTCCTCGCCGTCGTGGTCGTCGCAGCGCTCGTCTTCGCCGTCGTGAACGGCGCCCACGACGCCAGCGACGTCATCGCCACCCCGGTGGTCACCGGCGCCCTGACGCCGCTGGCGGCCCTCGTGATCGCGGCCGTGCTCAACGGGCTAGGGGGCATGCTGGGCAGCCGGCTCGCCGAGACGGTGGCCTACGGCGTGCTGACCCCCCTCGACGGCGCGGCCGGGCTGGTCCTCGTGCTCGCAGCACTGGTGGGGGCCACGGCCTGGAACCTCCTCACCTGGTGGCGCGGGATCCCCAGCAGCTCCACGCACGCCCTCGTGGGCGGTCTGGTCGGCGCCGGGGCCGTGGTCGGGGCCAGCGTCGACTGGCCCAGCGCCGCCCTCCAGGTGGCGCTGCCGCTGCTCGTCTCCCCGCTGCTGGGGTTCCTCGTGGCCGGGCTGGTGGCCCTGGGCATCGCCTGGTGCCTGAGGCACGCCGCGCCCGGGCGCGCGCACCGCCTGTTCCGGTTCGCCCAGGTGGTCTCCAGCAGCGGCGTGGCGGTGGGCCACGGCCTGCAGGACGCGCAGAAGACCATGGGACTGGTGCTGCTGGCCCTCGTGGCCGCCGGGGCCCTCCCCCACGGCGCCGAGGTCCCCTGGTGGGTCGCCGTGTCCGCGTCGGGCGCTCTCGCCGTCGGCACCCTCGCGGGCGGCTGGCGCATCGTGAGGACGCTCGGGAGCCGCATCACCACCCTCGACCCGCCGGCCGGGTTCGCCGTCGAGGCCACCACCACGGGGGTGCTCGCGCTGTCCGCGGCGGGCCTCGGCGTGCCCGTCTCCACCACGCACACCGTCACCGCGGCCATCGCGGGCGCGGGCGCGGTGCGCCGACCGTCGGCCGTGCGCTGGCGCGTGCTGCGCCGCATCGCCTGGTTCTGGGTGGTCACCGCCCCGGCGTCCGCCGCGGCCGGAGCCCTCTGCGCTGCGGCGCTGCTGCCCCTGCTCAGCTGA
- the pstB gene encoding phosphate ABC transporter ATP-binding protein PstB: MSKRIDVSDLNIYYGDFLAVEGVSMAIEPRSVTAFIGPSGCGKSTFLRSLNRMHEVIPGARVEGKVVMDGQDLYASDVDPVDVRRTVGMVFQRPNPFPTMSIAENVLAGARLNSKRMRKSEADDLVESSLRGANLWNEVKDRLDRPGAGLSGGQQQRLCIARAIAVRPDVLLMDEPCSALDPISTLAIEDLIQELKSEYTIVIVTHNMQQASRVSDSTAFFNIAGTGKPGKLIEMADTATMFSNPSQKSTEDYVSGRFG; encoded by the coding sequence ATGAGCAAGCGCATCGACGTCTCTGACCTGAACATCTACTACGGCGACTTCCTGGCCGTCGAGGGCGTCTCGATGGCCATCGAGCCCCGCTCCGTCACGGCCTTCATCGGCCCGTCGGGCTGCGGCAAGTCCACGTTCCTGCGGTCGCTCAACCGCATGCACGAGGTCATCCCCGGTGCCCGCGTGGAGGGCAAGGTCGTCATGGACGGCCAGGACCTGTACGCCTCCGACGTCGACCCGGTGGACGTCCGCCGCACGGTCGGCATGGTGTTCCAGCGCCCCAACCCGTTCCCGACGATGTCCATCGCCGAGAACGTGCTGGCCGGCGCGCGCCTCAACAGCAAGCGCATGCGCAAGTCGGAGGCCGACGACCTGGTGGAGTCCTCCCTCCGGGGAGCCAACCTCTGGAACGAGGTCAAGGACCGCCTCGACCGTCCCGGCGCCGGCCTGTCCGGTGGTCAGCAGCAGCGGCTGTGCATCGCCCGCGCCATCGCGGTGCGGCCCGACGTGCTGCTCATGGACGAGCCCTGCTCGGCGCTGGACCCGATCTCCACGCTCGCCATCGAGGACCTCATCCAGGAGCTCAAGAGCGAGTACACGATCGTCATCGTGACCCACAACATGCAGCAGGCCTCGCGCGTCTCCGACTCGACCGCCTTCTTCAACATCGCGGGCACGGGCAAGCCGGGCAAGCTCATCGAGATGGCCGACACCGCCACGATGTTCTCCAACCCGAGCCAGAAGTCCACCGAGGACTACGTCTCCGGCCGCTTCGGGTGA
- the pstA gene encoding phosphate ABC transporter permease PstA: protein MTPVSQLTTSGPGIGLGHSRHLPVWAPWGALALAAAFSAAVLALAGFSLAGFLVLTAITFMIVLVVASRAVEGGRKATDRFVTSLVVGSFLLALIPLLSVTWTVISRGAARFDVEFFTYSMRGIVGEGGGAVHAITGTLIITAITTLISVPIGILTAVYLVEYGRGHVARAITFLVDVMTGIPSIVAGLFAFALFVLILGPQARLGIMGSVALCVLMIPVVVRSTEEILRLVPHELREASYALGVPKWRTVVKVVLRTSVAGIATGVTLAIARVIGETAPLLVTVGVTTAINYNPFEGRMSTLPTFSWFSYAAPTLPAEASIDRAWTAALVLVILVMAFNLIARVVSRAFSPRTR, encoded by the coding sequence CTGACCCCCGTGTCGCAGCTCACCACCTCCGGCCCGGGCATCGGCCTCGGCCACAGCCGCCACCTGCCGGTGTGGGCCCCGTGGGGCGCCCTCGCGCTGGCCGCCGCGTTCTCCGCGGCCGTGCTCGCCCTGGCGGGCTTCAGCCTCGCCGGGTTCCTCGTGCTCACGGCCATCACCTTCATGATCGTGCTGGTCGTCGCGTCCCGCGCCGTCGAGGGCGGCCGCAAGGCCACCGACCGGTTCGTCACGAGCCTCGTCGTCGGGTCGTTCCTGCTGGCGCTCATCCCCCTGCTCTCCGTGACGTGGACCGTCATCTCCCGGGGGGCCGCCCGCTTCGACGTGGAGTTCTTCACCTACTCGATGCGCGGGATCGTGGGCGAGGGCGGCGGCGCCGTCCACGCCATCACCGGAACGCTGATCATCACCGCCATCACCACGCTGATCTCCGTGCCGATCGGCATCCTCACGGCGGTCTACCTGGTCGAGTACGGCCGGGGCCACGTGGCCCGCGCCATCACCTTCCTGGTGGACGTCATGACCGGGATCCCCTCGATCGTCGCCGGCCTGTTCGCCTTCGCGCTGTTCGTGCTGATCCTCGGCCCCCAGGCGCGCCTGGGGATCATGGGCTCCGTCGCCCTGTGCGTGCTCATGATCCCCGTGGTCGTGAGGTCCACCGAGGAGATCCTGCGCCTGGTGCCGCACGAGCTCCGCGAGGCCTCCTACGCGCTCGGCGTCCCGAAGTGGCGCACCGTGGTGAAGGTGGTGCTGCGCACCTCGGTGGCCGGCATCGCCACCGGCGTGACCCTCGCCATCGCCCGCGTCATCGGTGAGACGGCTCCCCTGCTGGTCACCGTCGGCGTGACCACGGCCATCAACTACAACCCGTTCGAGGGCCGCATGTCCACGCTGCCCACCTTCTCGTGGTTCTCCTACGCCGCTCCGACCCTGCCCGCCGAGGCGTCGATCGACAGGGCCTGGACGGCGGCACTGGTCCTGGTCATCCTGGTGATGGCCTTCAACCTCATCGCACGGGTCGTCTCGCGGGCCTTCTCGCCCAGGACCCGCTGA
- the pstC gene encoding phosphate ABC transporter permease subunit PstC, with protein MTATSTPPREAAPAQRVRQRPGDRVFAGLATGAGLTILVILAGVAAFLIYQAAPALVAPASEIAGGQGFWRYAGVLVFGTLISSALALVIGAPLGVGIALFITHFAPRRLAAPLGYVIDLLAAIPSIVYGLWGVFVFAPALQPIYAWLTENLGWIPLFAGPVGSGRTMLTVGLVLAVMILPVITALSREVFRQTPTLQQEAALALGATRWEMIKYAVIPYGKSGVVAASMLGLGRALGETMAVAAVLSIGGGITFNLISNQNPATIAANIALQFPESSGLAVNTLVATGLVLFVITFLVNFAARAIVARTSKG; from the coding sequence GTGACCGCCACCTCCACTCCGCCGCGCGAAGCGGCTCCCGCCCAGCGGGTGCGGCAGCGCCCCGGAGACCGCGTCTTCGCCGGTCTGGCCACCGGCGCCGGGCTGACCATCCTCGTGATCCTCGCCGGCGTCGCAGCGTTCCTGATCTACCAGGCGGCCCCGGCCCTCGTCGCCCCCGCCTCGGAGATCGCGGGCGGCCAGGGGTTCTGGCGCTACGCCGGCGTCCTCGTCTTCGGGACGCTCATCTCCTCGGCGCTGGCGCTGGTCATCGGCGCCCCGCTGGGCGTGGGCATCGCCCTCTTCATCACGCACTTCGCGCCCCGCAGGCTGGCGGCCCCGCTGGGCTACGTCATCGACCTGCTCGCGGCCATCCCGAGCATCGTCTACGGCCTGTGGGGCGTGTTCGTCTTCGCCCCGGCGCTCCAGCCGATCTACGCGTGGCTCACCGAGAACCTGGGCTGGATCCCCCTGTTCGCCGGGCCGGTCGGCTCGGGCCGGACGATGCTCACCGTCGGCCTCGTGCTGGCCGTGATGATCCTCCCGGTGATCACCGCCCTCTCCCGGGAGGTGTTCCGGCAGACGCCGACCCTCCAGCAGGAGGCCGCGCTGGCGCTCGGCGCCACCCGGTGGGAGATGATCAAGTACGCCGTCATCCCGTACGGCAAGTCCGGCGTCGTCGCCGCCTCCATGCTCGGCCTGGGCCGTGCCCTCGGCGAGACGATGGCCGTGGCCGCGGTGCTGTCCATCGGCGGCGGCATCACGTTCAACCTCATCAGCAACCAGAACCCGGCGACCATCGCGGCCAACATCGCGCTGCAGTTCCCGGAGTCCAGCGGCCTGGCCGTCAACACGCTGGTGGCGACCGGCCTGGTGCTCTTCGTCATCACCTTCCTCGTCAACTTCGCGGCCCGCGCCATCGTGGCCCGCACGTCGAAGGGCTGA
- the pstS gene encoding phosphate ABC transporter substrate-binding protein PstS, whose product MKRSTLGRAAIPAAIVLSLGLSSCAANEGGAGSTSTDTASSGASSTGAELTGTLNGAGSSAQQAAQQAWIAGITASSPDLQVNYDPQGSGAGRTQFLSGAVQFAGSDAYLKAEELTQAQTRCKGGSAIDIPNYVSPIAIAYNLEGVEDLKLSPQVIAQIFDGKITTWNDPAITALNSGVTLPSTAINTVHRADESGTTQNFTDYLAKASGGAWSYPAAQKWPASGGEAAQGTSGVVAAIKATAGSIGYADESQAKDLGHVNVQVGSAFVAPTAEAAAKALDEATPASGRPDGDIALDVNRTPTATDAYPVILVSYLIGCTSYENAADATNVKGYFTYVTSEEGQEAAAKAAGSAPISDSLREQITKSLELIK is encoded by the coding sequence GTGAAGCGCAGCACCCTCGGTCGCGCCGCCATCCCCGCGGCCATCGTGCTCTCCCTCGGCCTGTCGTCGTGCGCCGCGAACGAGGGGGGCGCCGGCTCCACCTCCACCGACACCGCCTCCTCCGGCGCCAGCTCCACCGGCGCCGAGCTGACCGGCACCCTGAACGGCGCCGGCTCCTCCGCGCAGCAGGCCGCGCAGCAGGCGTGGATCGCGGGCATCACCGCTTCCAGCCCCGACCTCCAGGTCAACTACGACCCGCAGGGCTCCGGCGCCGGCCGCACCCAGTTCCTCTCCGGTGCGGTGCAGTTCGCCGGTTCCGACGCCTACCTCAAGGCGGAGGAGCTCACGCAGGCGCAGACCCGCTGCAAGGGCGGCTCCGCGATCGACATCCCGAACTACGTCTCGCCGATCGCCATCGCGTACAACCTCGAGGGCGTGGAGGACCTGAAGCTCAGCCCCCAGGTCATCGCGCAGATCTTCGACGGCAAGATCACCACCTGGAACGACCCGGCGATCACCGCCCTGAACTCCGGCGTCACCCTGCCCTCGACCGCCATCAACACGGTCCACCGCGCTGACGAGTCGGGCACCACCCAGAACTTCACGGACTACCTGGCCAAGGCTTCGGGTGGCGCGTGGAGCTACCCGGCCGCGCAGAAGTGGCCCGCCTCCGGCGGCGAGGCGGCGCAGGGCACCTCCGGCGTGGTGGCGGCCATCAAGGCCACCGCCGGCTCCATCGGCTACGCCGACGAGTCCCAGGCCAAGGACCTCGGCCACGTCAACGTGCAGGTGGGCAGCGCCTTCGTCGCCCCCACCGCCGAGGCCGCCGCGAAGGCCCTCGACGAGGCCACCCCGGCCTCCGGCCGCCCCGACGGCGACATCGCGCTGGACGTCAACCGCACGCCCACCGCCACGGACGCGTACCCGGTGATCCTCGTCAGCTACCTCATCGGCTGCACCTCCTACGAGAACGCCGCTGACGCCACCAACGTCAAGGGCTACTTCACCTACGTGACGAGCGAGGAGGGCCAGGAGGCCGCGGCGAAGGCCGCCGGCTCCGCCCCGATCTCCGACTCGCTGCGCGAGCAGATCACCAAGTCGCTCGAGCTCATCAAGTAG
- the ppk2 gene encoding polyphosphate kinase 2: MRVEVDGEGEPVLLRPDGSEVDTWREGYPYPSRMTRREYETTKRLLQIELLKMQRWLVDRGEKLVVLFEGRDAAGKGGTIKRFTEHLNPRGTHVVALEKPTERERTQWYFQRYVERLPAGGEIALFDRSWYNRAGVERVMGFCTEDEYEAFYRQAPDLERMLVASGITLVKFWFSVSQAEQRTRFAIRQIDPVRQWKLSPMDLASLDRWDEYTAAKEAMFLATDTDDAPWTVVKSNDKKRARLEAMRHVLRQLDYTGKDEALVGEADPLVLGPARDLFEAGETQPDRGRRVTDR, translated from the coding sequence CTGCGGGTGGAGGTCGACGGCGAGGGCGAGCCCGTGCTGCTGCGGCCCGACGGCAGCGAGGTCGACACCTGGCGCGAGGGCTACCCCTACCCGAGCCGCATGACGCGGCGGGAGTACGAGACCACCAAGCGGCTGCTGCAGATCGAGCTGCTGAAGATGCAGCGCTGGCTGGTGGACCGCGGCGAGAAGCTCGTGGTGCTGTTCGAGGGCCGCGACGCCGCCGGCAAGGGCGGCACCATCAAGCGCTTCACCGAGCACCTCAACCCCCGCGGCACCCACGTGGTGGCGCTGGAGAAGCCCACCGAGCGCGAGCGCACCCAGTGGTACTTCCAGCGCTACGTGGAGCGCCTGCCCGCGGGCGGGGAGATCGCCCTGTTCGACAGGTCCTGGTACAACCGCGCCGGCGTCGAGCGGGTGATGGGCTTCTGCACGGAGGACGAGTACGAGGCCTTCTACCGCCAGGCGCCCGACCTGGAGCGGATGCTCGTGGCCTCCGGCATCACCCTGGTGAAGTTCTGGTTCTCCGTCTCCCAGGCCGAGCAGCGCACCCGGTTCGCCATCCGCCAGATCGACCCGGTGCGGCAGTGGAAGCTCTCCCCGATGGACCTGGCCTCCCTGGACCGCTGGGACGAGTACACGGCGGCCAAGGAGGCGATGTTCCTGGCCACGGACACCGACGACGCGCCGTGGACCGTGGTGAAGAGCAACGACAAGAAGCGCGCCCGCCTGGAGGCGATGCGCCACGTGCTGCGCCAGCTGGACTACACCGGCAAGGACGAGGCGCTGGTCGGCGAGGCCGACCCGCTGGTGCTCGGCCCCGCGCGGGACCTCTTCGAGGCCGGCGAGACCCAGCCCGACCGGGGACGCAGAGTCACCGACCGCTGA